The following are encoded in a window of Aquipuribacter hungaricus genomic DNA:
- a CDS encoding helix-turn-helix transcriptional regulator, whose protein sequence is MPRRRRDEDEDTVHNRLAVLRADRGMSRAELATALGVHYQTVGYLERGEYSPSLALALRAARVFDLPVEAVFALEPFVSLSAQVYGPGAVPGSRTTEEQR, encoded by the coding sequence ATGCCGAGACGACGCCGCGACGAGGACGAGGACACGGTGCACAACCGCCTCGCCGTCCTGAGGGCCGACCGAGGCATGTCCAGGGCGGAGCTGGCCACCGCGCTCGGGGTGCACTACCAGACGGTCGGCTACCTGGAGCGCGGCGAGTACAGCCCGAGCCTCGCGCTCGCGCTGCGCGCCGCGCGCGTGTTCGACCTGCCGGTGGAGGCCGTCTTCGCCCTCGAGCCGTTCGTGTCCCTGTCCGCCCAGGTGTACGGCCCCGGCGCGGTGCCGGGGTCCCGGACGACGGAGGAGCAGAGATGA